CGGCTTACGCCTCACCTTACACATTTATTGTGTCGTATGCATGGGGCACACCTCAGAGAGAAGCAGTCGTCGGCGCTTACAGACACGTGCAAAGGTACGAAACCATCGTGGCATTGGTGTTTTGCGCTCCGCTCGTGATATTTGCCATGTGTTTGAGAGACCCAGATCTGACGGACGAGGTTGCTCACTCTGGCCTCGAGAAAGGCGAGTACATCGTGAAGGATCAGACGGATCCAATTTCTGACTGGTTCTCGTCGAAATGGTCCCGTCTGCGCGAGAGAAAGGAAAACTAATACAACAAACAATACCTATGCAATAATACATACACTAAGCATTTAGGAAACTGGAAAATTAACTTGAACATATATATCCAGAAACATACCGGACCCCGCAGAAAGCTCGATCGACCAACTTGGCAAGTGTTTGTTTTCTGGCACCCCTGGATGCCTTGTGCACCTTGCCGTAGTTAATGGTGCAAAACGCTCTCCGCGGAAAGCTCCTTAGCGCCTTCGTACACTGCACTGCGGAGTTGCGGTCCCTGCCGCAGCGAAGCCGCCTAGAAGTCTTCCCGAAACTCTTCTGTTTTGCCTGCAAGTTGTTCCCGCTTGCTTCCGCTTGCTTCCGCTTACTGGTGCCAGCTTTCTTCGGGCGACTAACGGCGACGGCTGCGGAACGATTAACGCTTCCGACGATCTCTCTCAGCGTGCCGCTCGTAGTACGAGACGCACTTCGGACGCATGAAGGGTACGCGAGCGGAGATGCTGCAGCCGTGCTACTGCCGTGGATCGGCCGCGATTCGGCCGTATCGCTGCTCCCTCTTGTACACCACCGGAGCCGCCGCGGAGCCGTCGTACGCCCGTTTTTGTCAGCTCGCGTGAACGTGCAGAGGGTAACATCGTCCTTAGAACTATGTGCAGGAAGATGATTTTTTGTCAGCTCTGTGAACGCAGCGGCTTTGGCCGCGGATTAGAAGGGCACGCAGCTCTATTCCATAGCTTATTTCCGACATGCAGGAACGATTTGTAATGTGTTGTTTGGTCACCTACCTGGCACCTACACGGTGCACTGCAACAGCGGAAGCAGAAGGACGTTTATTTCCGGCCGCGGAGGACGGAGAGCGGGGCGGGTGGTTTACTCATCAATAGCAGTGATGAGTAAAGTTTAGCAAGCGGCATTGCACCGCTCGCAACGTATATTATAATAGCATAGATGGCATTTAGAGACGGGTAGAGTTAGAGTAGAATTGCATAAGGTTAATGATTAGTAGCCAACAACAAAAGCAGTGACTATCAAAGCGCAAAATGAGCTTATTCGACACACAATACAAAGGAATCCAATCAGTTACACAACGGTACACGCTAGCGAGCCGAGCCCGCAGCAAGATGATGCGGTGCGCGTCGCAAGGCAAAGGCCAGGACTTGGACCTGCGGGTGCTGGTCGGGCACGCGAACCTGCTGGACCGCGTTATGGAGAGTCTACATAcagaggaggaagaagaggttAGCACGTCGGACGAGGAGGAGCCCGTGGAGCTCGGCATCACGAGCGAGGTCGGATCTGGACACGTGACCTTCGCGCTGCCCCAGCCGCTCGAGACCGTCTACGAGTgcgacagcgacagcgacagcgacaacgacgacgaggCCACCTCCAGCGATTAcgacagcgacagcgacggCGAATTTTCTAGCGACAGCGACAACGAGAGCGAGGACGAGTCCGACGAAGAGGGCTTCTCGAACTTCGGCAAGTCCAGAAACTACACATTGACCGGCAGCGACGCGGCCACCACGCCCGTGCTCCGCAAGCATGGCGGGGGCAATTTGTATCTGTTTTCCCTGACAGGCGACGGCGCTGATACCGCGGAGCGCGGCCGCGATCTGGCGGCCCGCAACGGCGAAGCCGCAGGGCCCAGGGTTCTGTGCGTATGACACTGCCCGGTGGAGAGGTGATACACGTGGCGCCGGCTGGCCGGGCTTCTGTCTCTAACGAAATAACGACTGTAAgtagcttttcaaagtttaaTGAATCATCTGGTAGATAGGTCTTGTAGCGTAGGGACGAGCATCTCTATCGACGCTGCTAGCATAAATGCCAAGAGGTGTGATAAATATTCGCTGGCCGGGGCTTGCGTGCCAAGGCGTGCGCTTCTGCGTTTCGAACACTGCGCTTTCCATTTCTTCGCAGCTGTGGTGCCTGCGTCGGTGGCAGGTCCTCTTCCTTACTGCGTCCCAAGCACGCGCTTTCACGTGCCACAGTCGCTGTAGCAAGTTAGTCACGTGGACTACGCATTACATGAGGAATCACCTACGACGGAGCTGCTGTATcctgtcacgtgattagTCGCTACCGCCTGCCCTTCGTGTCAGGCCCTTACGCGCCTTTTATTTTTCgcgtctttttcttttcacGTGCCCCTTGCTTATTCAGAGCCTTTCTTCTTATGTTCGCCCCGCCGGTACCGGTGCTCTTTCTCCATAGTACTATATTGTCTGACGTAACCACGGTCGAAGCCggaaagaaaaaaggcgCTAACAGCAGCCTTATCACAGCGCATTCTCTGATCTGATTGGCTCTTTGGCTCGCAATGGGCAACGGAATAGCTTGCATAAGCAGGAGTGCTATAATTTGGCGTGCCAGGCAGCGCAGGTCTTGATCTAATTGGCCGAAATCGCAGGCAGCAGATCTCAAATCTCGAAACTTGAACAGAGGTGTAGTAGCGTCGGCGCGAATGTTAAAATTTTTCGTGCCAACACGGCGGTAGTGACGGCGCAGATGGGCGCTGTCAAATGGAGGGCGGCTAGATGTGTGTGTAGAGTAGGTCGACAGTAGGCCGAGCAGGAAAGTAAAGTCGTAAAGCGGAAGAACCGGCAGGCGGCGAGCGCCGAATGGTGGGAGCCGAAAACGTATATATGTAGGTAAAGTTTGGGGTAGTTCCCGGTTGGCCCTCGCGAAAGTTCGTTCCTaagagcagcaagttcaGAGCTAGCTAGAATAAACCACAATGTCTCCTATCGCCCACGAGCCAGAGTTCCAACAAGCCTACGAGGAGGTTGTCAACTCCCTAAAGGACTCCACCTTGTTCGACAAGCAGCCTAAGTACCAGAAGGTCCTGCCAATCGTCTCTGTTCCTGAGAGAATCATCCAGTTCAGAGTCACCTGGGAGAACGACAAGGGTGCGCAGGAAGTCGCCACCGGTTACAGAGTGCAGTACAACTCCGCCAAGGGCCCATACAAGGGCGGTTTGCGTTTCCACCCAACCGTCAACTTGTCTatcttgaagttcttgggcTTCGAGcagatcttcaagaacgccTTGACCGGCCAAGCCCTAGGTGGTGGTAAGGGTGGTCTGTGTGTCGACCTAAAGGGCAGATCCGACAACGAGATCAGAAGAATCTGCTACTCTTTCATGAGAGAGCTGAGCAGACACATCGGTCAGGACACTGACGTGCCAGCTGGTGACATCGGCGTGGGTGGCCGTGAGGTCGGCTTCCTGTTCGGTGCCTACAAGTCTTACAAGAACTCCTGGGAAGGTGTCTTGACCGGTAAGGGCCTAAACTGGGGTGGTTCTTTGATCAGACCAGAGGCCACTGGTTACGGTTTGGTCTACTACACCCAGGCTATGATTGACTTCGCCACCAAGGGTAAGGAGTCTTTCGCCGGTAAGCGTGTTGCCATCTCCGGTTCCGGTAACGTTGCCCAGTACGCTGCTTTGAAGGTTATCGAGCTCGGCGGTACCGTCGTCTCTCTGTCCGACTCCAAGGGCTCCATCATTGCTCAAAACGGTATCACTGCTGAGCAGGTTGAGGCCATCACTGAGGCCAAGGTCCAGTTCAAGACCCTAGAGCAGATCATCGGCGAGTACTCTGCCTTCTCCAacaacaagatcaagtaCCTTGCCGGCGCCCGCCCATGGGTCCACGTTGGTGAAGTCGACGTTGCTCTGCCATGTGCCACTCAGAACGAAGTTTCCGGTGACGAGGCCAAGGCCTTGGTCGCCGCTGGTGTCAAGTTCGTTGCCGAGGGTTCTAACATGGGTTGCACCGCCGAGGCTGCTCACATCTTCGAAGGCGAGCGTCTGTCCGCCAAGTCTGCTTCCGAACCTGCCGTCTGGTACGCTCCTGGTAAGGCCTCTAACATGGGTGGTGTCGCTGTTTCCGGTCTAGAGATGGCCCAGAACTCCCAGAGAATGTCCTGGAGCAGAGAGCAAGTCGAccaagagctgaagaagatcatggTCAACTGTTTCAACGACTGTTTGTCCACTGCCCGTGAGTACACTAACGAGGACAACGCTGAGGCCCTCCCATCTTTGATCAAGGGTGCTAACTTGGTTGGTTTCATCAGAGTCGCTGACGCTATGTTCGACCAGGGTGACGTCTGGGCTTAAGCTGCAGAATATGTATGAATGAAATAATAAAAGGTTAATCGAAATATAGAACAATTTTGTCGGTGAATGCATGGTGAGTTGAATGGGAAGACCACATGCGGATTTTGAGTTTATGCATTAGAAATCGTAAATTCTGCAATGCTAGTGAAAATACACTGATATATATTAATCTGAAAACAGTGATATTTACTTGCGGTGACGGGCTTATACCTTTGAAGCCGATTCCCCGACGTCGGCGTCTTCGACGAGCTTCTGAGTACCCTTCTTGGAGCCCTGGTCCGAGAAAAATTGAGAAGCCGAGTTTTGTATCTCCAAAACAGTGTCCTCGGACTTCGATGTAACCACCTTGTGCGCCTTGTATGCTGGGAGACCTCTGGCAAAGAGCTGGTCCATGTCCTCGAGGGCAATACCTTTTGTTTCAGgaacaaagaagaagacgaaggGTATCGCTAGAGCGGCTATGGccgcaaagaaaaagaaaatTCCATATTTCATGTGGTCGATCATAGTTGTTGTCAATCTTGTCATGATGAAGATAGGAACCCAGGACATGGCGGCGTTTATGGCCTGCACAAACGTTCTGATGTTCTGTTCGAAAACCTCGGAACTCCACACGAAAGGACCGCCCGAGAACGCGAGAATAAATGACGCCGTCCAGATGAACATAAAGCCTATCGCTGCCTTGCCTCCTGGTTTGGGCGTCGCGCCGGGCTTAGTAGGATCGTTCACCTTCAAATAGGCGCCGAGGTACCAAAAGCATAAAGAGCACATAGAGGCGGAAGCCAGGAATGCCTTTCGCCTACCGAGGTTGTCAACGATGAATAAAATGTAGATAAATGTGCAAATGAACTTCACTACACCAAACATGCCGGATGAAAACAGTGTAGCATTTGTTCCTTTCACACCGATACTACTGAATATCTTTGGGGAGTAGTAGTTGATGGACTGAATACCCATAAAATTAGGAATAACAAGCAAAATGCTACTAATCACAAGCCTCTTGGCGTATTTCCTATTTCTGATGAACACCTCTCTGGCAGGATCAAGCAAGCCGGGTCCAATTTCTTCGTTTTGTGTCGCTATCGATTCACGGATAGAATTAATCTCCCAGATCATGTAACCGTCGTCGTCTGGCAAGTTGCgcaagaagcacaaattCTTGATGGCCTCCTGGTCGCGGTGCATTTGGAAGAGCCAACGAGGAGACTCGCACATAATAAGGGAGCCAATGAAAAATAGAGCCGCGGGTATGACTTGTACACCCACGGGGATGATCCATTGTTTGTTACCGGGCGCGATGTGCTGGTTGATGCCGTAGTTGATCCAAAAGCCCACTAGGTCACCCACACGCCAGCCGATTTCGAAAGCGGCGATGATCTGGCCACGGATCGGGGCAGGGGAGACCTCACTGAGGTACACCACAGTCAGGTTGGTGGAGGCTCCCACAGTGAGACCTGTGAACACTCTTCCAATGTACATAGGCGCCAGGTGGCCTGTAACGCTGCCCAGCATCACTGCCGCGCCCACGGTTGCCACAGCAGCCGCGATGATGAGCGCCCTCTTGCGACCCCAGTAGTGCGATAGCGGATAGGAAAAAAGCGCGCCGAAAAACGCGGCCGCGTGAAAGCACGAGATCAGGTTCGAGATGGTGTCGTCGGTCCTGGCCTCACCCTCCACGAGCCCGAAGTTCGCTAGGAAGTACTTGTTGGCGAAGCACCCGCCCACGAAGCCTGTGTCGTACCCGATGAGCACACTGGCGGTCGACGCAACGAGCGCGGTGCCGTAGATGCGCCAGTTGTAAATCTGCGGTGGCGTGGGCCGGTCCTCGGCCTTCGCGAATATGTTTTTAAGCTTGAATGCCTTCATGGTCTATTGCACGGTGCCCGCGGTGCACGCTGTGAAATCATTGTTGTAGCCGGTCCTTCGAGCCTGCACGACAGTGCTTATGTCAGCTTCTGCTTAGGTAAGGTTTCGTTCTACGTTTGGAGATCGTTTCTCACGTTATGACAGAGCCCTTTTTAGGTCCCTGGCGCTGATGTCTGTGCGTATCTTCTCTGTTTGGTGATTTCGATCTTGGGTTCAGATCGTGCCGCCAGAGCTGTTTGCCGCGTTAACTTGCCGATCAGACAGAAACTGTCTGCCATACCGCATTATATATGTCGCCGCCGTGTCGCAGCTGAGGAGAAGCTCCCTAATTTGCTGTCGCTCTTCCCTTGTATACCTTCCCCTCATCTCTCGTAAGCCATGCATGTCATTGTTTTAGAGCCAACTTAAACTTTTCTGCAGGGGTTTGCCAATGCTCTTTCGGAACAACGGGCCCATTTCCAGTCCTTAGAAGCGTCGTGCAGCTTGGGCTGGCCGAAGTAATACCCACAAAAGCTTAAGAGGTCGTATTAAGTGGAGCTCCGGGTGGCGTGCCCTCCGGAACAATCAGCGGAGGTGCGGCACAGGCTAGGCGCGCCCGGCGCCGGTTCGGTAAAGCTTGGCAGAGGAGTCGACAGGGCGACGGTCGAGGGGCGAGGTTGCATCAGACGAGGCGACCGGATAGCGGGTGCGCGGGGTGCTGTACCCCGTGTATCATGATAATGTGTTATTAGCGAGGGGAAGATTGTGGTAGCAACACAAGTGCAGCGCGGATATCTCACGCACGTGATCCGTCTCCCAATCTCAGCAGAATAGTTGAATAGCACGTGACTAAGCTCGAGAGCGGTAGCGGCCGGGGCGTTATCGTAGTTTACGGCTATGTTTTGTTTTAGCGCCGTGTACTCCATATAGCCGCCTCTCTACAAAGCCGCCGGCTCAGACAGATCTTGGACTGAAACAAAACGCCtcattttgaagccaagTTTATCGCCTGCTTGCAAACACGTATTTTGACGCCGAGTGCAGGGCCCTGGCCGCATATCCTGCAACAGtgttgatgttcttgacgCGACTGGTTCCTACAACCAAGAACCGTTTCTGCACCTATGTGCGGCGCTAGTCAGTTAAAGTAACGGAGCAAAGATTTTTTTGGCTAACACGGCCGCAATGCGACGGTTTGTTCCCTCTCGCATTCGCCAAAGTTAAAATTAGATTACTTAAGCGCGGTGCCATTTGGCAGCATGTTGGGGCCCcatttgttgaaagagGGACTTTCGGGCACTGCACCATCGGGGCTGGTGGCGGGCAAACTTAGCCAGTTACCCAACTGGTTGACTCGTCTTCTCTCGCGTTATTTCAatttctgtttctttggTAAAATACGTAAACCTGCGGCGCCGATTTAAAACCTTGGCTTAGTGAAGGCTACGTAATCGGTCACACTCCTCAGAAGAGCAACCTGTAGCCTCTTCTCCGCAGATCGCTTCTCACACGTGACGAAGCAAAGCCTGTCTCGGCACCTGCGTTCGGAGTCAGACCCTGACAAGAAATAATTAATGCATGTATGCTTCTCGAGCATTCGAAAGGACCCTTAGGGCCACACAGAAGCGAAACAATACGTCCACAATTGCCTGGCCGCGAAACAGTAGCTTTGAAGCGGCACGAGTATCTATTGCGCTCGTTGATTTTCAATGCCCAGATATTGCCGAGGATAAtagctcttcttggctcCCTTTGGATAACGAagtatcacgtgacttacAAGCGCGCTTTGGACGTGCGGAATTTTACAGTTAACACATCTGCATGGCCGATGGAATTTCGTAGGCTTTCTCCGATACTCCATGCAGGTTCCTGGCAGACTCTGCCCAACATGACAGCTCAAACTTCTATTTCGAGAGTTCCCATCGTACCACGTTTTCAGTGCCTTTGTTATAGCAGAAGCTTGCTTGCTCGGGCTGTCAAGCTACGCAAAAAGGGCCGTAAGGTGTCCTACCCGCGCGCTTGCGGTTAAGACTCATCTTTTCGCGCTTCGAAAAAACGTTCACGTCGGAAATGATAGTAAATATGCAGTCctgctgcagcagcagcactTCCATCGCTAAAGTCATATAATTAGCGCTATTATGCGCGTCGGTGAGTCAACGCAAGCGGCGGCGCGTACGGTGACCAAGCCACCTCCGCAGCGCTTAAAAGGTCCCCGAGATTCAGGGTCTCTTTCCTATCCCAAACTAATCCTATCGGCCAGCATTTGTCTTTCCCGCGAGTCGGTCTTGATGCATGGACTTTCAACCCAAGCGAAAAAGATCTGTACACGGCTGTTTGACCTGCCGCACACGCAGAAAGAAGTGCGACGAGAACAAGCCCGTTTGCGGCGGATGTGAGCGGAACTTCGTGCAGTGCACGTGGCCTCAGCACACAGGCGGCCGTGTTCGTCGGAAGCGAGGCGAGGCCGCTGAGCTGACCTCCGATCGTTCGAGCACCTCTGCAGATCCCGCAGCTGGCCAAGGGTTTGAATTCCACATCATCTGCGGCCCGCGTACCCCAGTATTCAATAGAAGTGGTACGCTGGCATTCGAGGCATACTCGAAATCGAGCTCCAATCAGTTGACCAAGTTTGACGAGGATGCCGG
This is a stretch of genomic DNA from Lachancea thermotolerans CBS 6340 chromosome D complete sequence. It encodes these proteins:
- a CDS encoding KLTH0D00528p (conserved hypothetical protein) — encoded protein: MSLFDTQYKGIQSVTQRYTLASRARSKMMRCASQGKGQDLDLRVLVGHANLLDRVMESLHTEEEEEVSTSDEEEPVELGITSEVGSGHVTFALPQPLETVYECDSDSDSDNDDEATSSDYDSDSDGEFSSDSDNESEDESDEEGFSNFGKSRNYTLTGSDAATTPVLRKHGGGNLYLFSLTGDGADTAERGRDLAARNGEAAGPRVLCV
- a CDS encoding KLTH0D00550p (highly similar to uniprot|P07262 Saccharomyces cerevisiae and to YAL062W uniprot|P39708 Saccharomyces cerevisiae, GDH3 NADP(+)-dependent glutamate dehydrogenase, synthesize glutamate from ammonia and alpha- ketoglutarate; rate of alpha-ketoglutarate utilization differs from Gdh1p; expression regulated by nitrogen and carbon sources) yields the protein MSPIAHEPEFQQAYEEVVNSLKDSTLFDKQPKYQKVLPIVSVPERIIQFRVTWENDKGAQEVATGYRVQYNSAKGPYKGGLRFHPTVNLSILKFLGFEQIFKNALTGQALGGGKGGLCVDLKGRSDNEIRRICYSFMRELSRHIGQDTDVPAGDIGVGGREVGFLFGAYKSYKNSWEGVLTGKGLNWGGSLIRPEATGYGLVYYTQAMIDFATKGKESFAGKRVAISGSGNVAQYAALKVIELGGTVVSLSDSKGSIIAQNGITAEQVEAITEAKVQFKTLEQIIGEYSAFSNNKIKYLAGARPWVHVGEVDVALPCATQNEVSGDEAKALVAAGVKFVAEGSNMGCTAEAAHIFEGERLSAKSASEPAVWYAPGKASNMGGVAVSGLEMAQNSQRMSWSREQVDQELKKIMVNCFNDCLSTAREYTNEDNAEALPSLIKGANLVGFIRVADAMFDQGDVWA
- a CDS encoding sugar porter family MFS transporter (weakly similar to uniprot|P54862 Saccharomyces cerevisiae YOL156W HXT11 Putative hexose transporter that is nearly identical to Hxt9p, has similarity to major facilitator superfamily (MFS) transporters and is involved in pleiotropic drug resistance), which codes for MKAFKLKNIFAKAEDRPTPPQIYNWRIYGTALVASTASVLIGYDTGFVGGCFANKYFLANFGLVEGEARTDDTISNLISCFHAAAFFGALFSYPLSHYWGRKRALIIAAAVATVGAAVMLGSVTGHLAPMYIGRVFTGLTVGASTNLTVVYLSEVSPAPIRGQIIAAFEIGWRVGDLVGFWINYGINQHIAPGNKQWIIPVGVQVIPAALFFIGSLIMCESPRWLFQMHRDQEAIKNLCFLRNLPDDDGYMIWEINSIRESIATQNEEIGPGLLDPAREVFIRNRKYAKRLVISSILLVIPNFMGIQSINYYSPKIFSSIGVKGTNATLFSSGMFGVVKFICTFIYILFIVDNLGRRKAFLASASMCSLCFWYLGAYLKVNDPTKPGATPKPGGKAAIGFMFIWTASFILAFSGGPFVWSSEVFEQNIRTFVQAINAAMSWVPIFIMTRLTTTMIDHMKYGIFFFFAAIAALAIPFVFFFVPETKGIALEDMDQLFARGLPAYKAHKVVTSKSEDTVLEIQNSASQFFSDQGSKKGTQKLVEDADVGESASKV